From the genome of Clavelina lepadiformis chromosome 2, kaClaLepa1.1, whole genome shotgun sequence:
GGTTTGCAATTGAATATTTTGGAGATTAGTTAAGAGTTATAAAGAGACAAGTGATtcatatatttttcaaaaaacatgtCGAAATTGAAGAAGATTGTTGATGAATCCCGAgaaaataagataaaagtgATTGATCTCAGCGACAGGGGGATTCAAAACCTTAATGAAGTCCCAGGATTAAGTGAGATATCGTTGTATTTTCTTAAAAGtaatcatttatttaactTAACTTTATACATGTTATACCAATGTCACGAATAAGTATAAGTTATATGAGTTTATAGACTAGTATCAGTAACCTATTAAAACGGACAACTGCTTTCGTTCATTTCACGCATATAAGTTTGTCCTTATTAAGACGTCATCATTTATTctgatatttttattaaagtgCTGCTTGAACATTTGACTCATCTAACAATGAGCCACAACAAGCTGGCTGCCGTACCGCCAAGCATTGGAGAACTCGTCAATCTTCAGTTGCTGAATCTCTTCAACAACACAATTGAAGAATTACCCACCTCACTCAGTGGCTTACAGAAGCTTAAGACCTTGAATCTAGGGTGTGGTAACTGTACTTGTGGTGGTTTCCTGCTTAATTTTCCTTGTCATGCCGtagtggaaagcatggcaactGCCCCCTCGAGGTTTTTTCAAGAACGTGCTTGGTACACCCGAATGTTTCCATTTTTACTGCAAAAAAAGAAGGCCCGTGGGCTTTATGTTTAGGCTAGTGTTCATTGCAGACTGAAAAATGCACCTAGTACACCAGTTTGCACCCGGTGCACCCCGATTTTGACCATCTTGCACCCCCGAGAGCTCGTCAAAAAATGCCATGCTTTCCTGTCTGCTTCACATGAAAGTAACTGTTGAAGACCAATTTAGAAGTTAGGCTATAACATGTAATGTGATGCTTATTTTTACAGTATGAATCGATTGAACCACCTTCCCCGTGGCTTTGGTGCATTCCCTAACTTGGAAATGCTTGATCTCTCTTACAATAATCTCAGTGAGCAATCTCTGCCTTCAAACTTCTTTTTCATAAGTAAGTCATTTGTAATGTTGTCTGTgtgaaaatgaattttcacCTAGGTGTTTAggaagttttgcaaataagttttaaaatgattaaattaaaTTCTGAATATCCAAAAACAATCGATGGATTGGTTGTGATTAGGTATGCGACCCCGGGAAATCCCAATCCCGTTTCTCCGGGATTTTAACCATTTTTCCAATCCCAATCCCaggattttttgttttgaaatccTGGGAATTCTGAGTTAACGTTTTATCAGTTCAATATTGCTTGGTATGTggattaaatttgtttaaaacagttttacagTAGCTAGCCACTTAAGTTCCGCATAGAGTGTTGTCATAGCAATGTCATGTGATCTATTGGGTAACAATGGCTGAACAATTGCTTTTAACGCACGGGCTTGGGCCTTGTGCATCGGGTTTTAGTCAAACTGTATTCATATGCTTGGTACTGGTTCTCACTGAGTCTTggcaaattttaatcaaaatgtttaatttagaTGATGTAAGTTCACAGAGAAAGTCCGAAGTCTGGCGAAACTTTTTTGTGTCagtattacaataaataaacatgcTATATGTGtacactttttactttgttaatcCAGAAAATTTCTGGGATTGTAAGGTGAAAATCCCGGGAAATCTCGATCCCGGGATTTCAAATTTAGTCCCGAAATCCCGACCCTAGTTGTGATTTATGATTTAAGTTTTTCGTTTAATAAGAAGGAAATGTGTCTTTCAACGGCAAccaactttattttattttgcagcaaCATTAAGGACACTTTATTTATCCGACAATGACTTTGAAACCTTTCCtgctgaaatacaaaaactcaacCTCCTGCAAATAGTAACACtttgttgataaattttttaaactaatttgtgttataataaaaaaaagaattgggtgtttaaagcaaaagtttGATAAGTTTCTGGGTAGTATTGATTGTGTAGAACATAAACAGGAGGTGATCCATACACACAATAATATAATCATTTTCAAAGCTCGCTCTTCGTGACAACGACCTTATATCGATACCAAAAGAAATTGGCACTTTGGATAAACTGAAGGAACTTCACATACAGGGGAACAGGTTGACAGTATTGCCACCTGAGCTAGGTAAAAATCTGTGATAGCTGTTATTAT
Proteins encoded in this window:
- the LOC143445579 gene encoding ras suppressor protein 1-like; amino-acid sequence: MSKLKKIVDESRENKIKVIDLSDRGIQNLNEVPGLMLLEHLTHLTMSHNKLAAVPPSIGELVNLQLLNLFNNTIEELPTSLSGLQKLKTLNLGMNRLNHLPRGFGAFPNLEMLDLSYNNLSEQSLPSNFFFITTLRTLYLSDNDFETFPAEIQKLNLLQILALRDNDLISIPKEIGTLDKLKELHIQGNRLTVLPPELGNLDLTGPKNVFKADRNPWVHPIQEQFQLGVSHVFEYIRTETYKYLYGRHITADPAPPPKKDDKAKKVSRKPLHNKNK